In the genome of Spodoptera frugiperda isolate SF20-4 chromosome 22, AGI-APGP_CSIRO_Sfru_2.0, whole genome shotgun sequence, one region contains:
- the LOC118279637 gene encoding uncharacterized protein LOC118279637 isoform X2 has product MIPYRNCEVFASVIFFFVIKIFCSLAIWYRGMYRKQPTLTSIPERNENEDEHLTSKWVPKKKHEVLKAKYKCLKKLFQIYDASVIGILPESYGPEGYLEEDIKSTKKRKKRSHRTKTDACAGTNEVSSGDVTMHTDTDKESIATSVIRDLKITKCSCTSTQMESIQPKDSKYAATQESKENMTLERAITIPNIPERDCLERHERHERLERLDCQECEFTQTSDPHPHPLPHPIPYLMMSEKRKLTRFQCFIHRIFGIRQERPYKNYVLPNGHVYAASDNNISHNFCDKRRRRGLRFRRLRRPKKIQSEIALRDVKSPFILTYVQSVQRNCLMDTTPRQCPILGCRMMSYGIINYNDHLNLCHFTDRKYICHYCHEGFEREYDKYIHENEHIGISKLGDIGISKLGDIAISKLASANISTPSATRLTFKKASNTQTDPEMTKCDVPEDKLKKIVSFFDKISDPDQILTEIKKSRFSESNLQQSKTATLETTEESDSSDKRTVSCVNLHRKMVKSKSASSADTETAVKFARRSRAPRPRQIFKIPQLRRHPKS; this is encoded by the exons ATGATACCATATCGAAATTGCGAAGTATTCGCtagtgtcatattttttttcgtaatcAAAATTTTCTGTAGCCTTGCAATCTGGTATCGCGGTATGTATAGGAAACAACCGACGCTAACTAGCATACCAGAACGAAACGAGAACGAGGATGAGCATTTAACTAGCAAATGGGTGCCGAAGAAGAAACACGAAGTACTTAAAGCTAAGTATAAATGTTTGAAGAAATTGTTCCAAATATACGATGCTAGCGTTATAGGGATCCTGCCGGAGTCTTACGGGCCTGAGGGGTACTTAGAGGAGGACATTAAGTCGACCAAGAAGAGAAAGAAGCGATCGCATCGCACGAAAACTGACGCATGCGCCGGGACGAACGAGGTGTCGAGCGGTGACGTCACGATGCATACGGACACCGACAAGGAGTCGATAGCTACGTCCGTGATCAGAGACCTCAAGATTACTAAATGTTCCTGCACGTCGACGCAGATGGAGTCCATACAACCGAAAGACAGCAAGTACGCGGCCACCCAGGAATCTAAGGAGAACATGACTTTGGAGAGAGCTATCACCATCCCGAACATTCCAGAACGCGATTGCCTTGAACGGCACGAACGGCACGAACGCCTCGAACGCTTGGATTGTCAGGAGTGCGAATTTACCCAGACCAGCGACCCCCACCCTCACCCCTTACCTCACCCGATCCCATACCTCATGATGAGCGAGAAACGCAAGCTCACGAGGTTCCAATGTTTCATCCACCGTATTTTCGGTATTCGGCAAGAGAGACCGTATAAAAACTATGTGTTGCCAAACGGTCATGTGTATGCCGCTAGCGATAACAATATTTCCCATAATTTCTGCGATAAAAGACGTCGCCGTGGCTTAAGGTTCCGAAGGCTGCGACGTCCGAAGAAGATTCAGTCGGAGATCGCTCTCAGAGATGTCAAGAGTCCGTTCATCCTGACTTATGTGCAGTCTGTACAGAGGAACTGCTTGATGGACACCACGCCGCGTCAGTGTCCGATTTTGGGCTGTCGTATGATGTCTTATG GAATAATCAACTACAACGACCACCTCAACCTCTGCCACTTCACTGACAGAAAATACATCTGTCACTACTGCCATGAAGGCTTCGAGAGGGAATACGACAAGTACATCCACGAGAACGAACACATCGGCATCTCCAAACTTGGAGATATTGGCATCTCCAAACTTGGAGACATTGCTATCTCCAAACTAGCCAGCGCCAACATCTCCACTCCATCCGCAACGCGACTGACCTTCAAGAAAGCCAGCAACACCCAAACCGATCCAGAAATGACCAAATGTGACGTACCAGAAGATAAATTGAAGAAGATCGTGTCATTTTTCGACAAGATATCAGATCCGGACCAAATTTTGACGGAAATCAAGAAGAGTAGATTCTCTGAATCGAATTTGCAGCAGTCTAAAACGGCGACGCTTGAGACTACAGAGGAGTCTGACTCGTCAGACAAGCGGACCGTGAGCTGCGTCAATCTGCATCGCAAGATGGTGAAGTCCAAGAGTGCTTCGTCTGCCGATACTGAG ACGGCAGTTAAGTTTGCACGTCGATCTAGAGCACCGCGTCcacgacaaattttcaaaattccACAGCTGCGCAGGCATCCTAAATCGTAG
- the LOC118279637 gene encoding uncharacterized protein LOC118279637 isoform X1: MIPYRNCEVFASVIFFFVIKIFCSLAIWYRGMYRKQPTLTSIPERNENEDEHLTSKWVPKKKHEVLKAKYKCLKKLFQIYDASVIGILPESYGPEGYLEEDIKSTKKRKKRSHRTKTDACAGTNEVSSGDVTMHTDTDKESIATSVIRDLKITKCSCTSTQMESIQPKDSKYAATQESKENMTLERAITIPNIPERDCLERHERHERLERLDCQECEFTQTSDPHPHPLPHPIPYLMMSEKRKLTRFQCFIHRIFGIRQERPYKNYVLPNGHVYAASDNNISHNFCDKRRRRGLRFRRLRRPKKIQSEIALRDVKSPFILTYVQSVQRNCLMDTTPRQCPILGCRMMSYGIINYNDHLNLCHFTDRKYICHYCHEGFEREYDKYIHENEHIGISKLGDIGISKLGDIAISKLASANISTPSATRLTFKKASNTQTDPEMTKCDVPEDKLKKIVSFFDKISDPDQILTEIKKSRFSESNLQQSKTATLETTEESDSSDKRTVSCVNLHRKMVKSKSASSADTEVTSKLQYSSPVACHICGEHFNYRRQLSLHVDLEHRVHDKFSKFHSCAGILNRRSLNRVDMVSEDGKIQVQSLDRTHSGVHRSNSEVSQDTYSEVSHRRSEESLSCDPSTNIVYYTSRETVKKPSVVNSFVKKVRSGFNSYKWEPGTKIIRV; this comes from the exons ATGATACCATATCGAAATTGCGAAGTATTCGCtagtgtcatattttttttcgtaatcAAAATTTTCTGTAGCCTTGCAATCTGGTATCGCGGTATGTATAGGAAACAACCGACGCTAACTAGCATACCAGAACGAAACGAGAACGAGGATGAGCATTTAACTAGCAAATGGGTGCCGAAGAAGAAACACGAAGTACTTAAAGCTAAGTATAAATGTTTGAAGAAATTGTTCCAAATATACGATGCTAGCGTTATAGGGATCCTGCCGGAGTCTTACGGGCCTGAGGGGTACTTAGAGGAGGACATTAAGTCGACCAAGAAGAGAAAGAAGCGATCGCATCGCACGAAAACTGACGCATGCGCCGGGACGAACGAGGTGTCGAGCGGTGACGTCACGATGCATACGGACACCGACAAGGAGTCGATAGCTACGTCCGTGATCAGAGACCTCAAGATTACTAAATGTTCCTGCACGTCGACGCAGATGGAGTCCATACAACCGAAAGACAGCAAGTACGCGGCCACCCAGGAATCTAAGGAGAACATGACTTTGGAGAGAGCTATCACCATCCCGAACATTCCAGAACGCGATTGCCTTGAACGGCACGAACGGCACGAACGCCTCGAACGCTTGGATTGTCAGGAGTGCGAATTTACCCAGACCAGCGACCCCCACCCTCACCCCTTACCTCACCCGATCCCATACCTCATGATGAGCGAGAAACGCAAGCTCACGAGGTTCCAATGTTTCATCCACCGTATTTTCGGTATTCGGCAAGAGAGACCGTATAAAAACTATGTGTTGCCAAACGGTCATGTGTATGCCGCTAGCGATAACAATATTTCCCATAATTTCTGCGATAAAAGACGTCGCCGTGGCTTAAGGTTCCGAAGGCTGCGACGTCCGAAGAAGATTCAGTCGGAGATCGCTCTCAGAGATGTCAAGAGTCCGTTCATCCTGACTTATGTGCAGTCTGTACAGAGGAACTGCTTGATGGACACCACGCCGCGTCAGTGTCCGATTTTGGGCTGTCGTATGATGTCTTATG GAATAATCAACTACAACGACCACCTCAACCTCTGCCACTTCACTGACAGAAAATACATCTGTCACTACTGCCATGAAGGCTTCGAGAGGGAATACGACAAGTACATCCACGAGAACGAACACATCGGCATCTCCAAACTTGGAGATATTGGCATCTCCAAACTTGGAGACATTGCTATCTCCAAACTAGCCAGCGCCAACATCTCCACTCCATCCGCAACGCGACTGACCTTCAAGAAAGCCAGCAACACCCAAACCGATCCAGAAATGACCAAATGTGACGTACCAGAAGATAAATTGAAGAAGATCGTGTCATTTTTCGACAAGATATCAGATCCGGACCAAATTTTGACGGAAATCAAGAAGAGTAGATTCTCTGAATCGAATTTGCAGCAGTCTAAAACGGCGACGCTTGAGACTACAGAGGAGTCTGACTCGTCAGACAAGCGGACCGTGAGCTGCGTCAATCTGCATCGCAAGATGGTGAAGTCCAAGAGTGCTTCGTCTGCCGATACTGAGGTGACTTCGAAACTCCAGTACAGCTCGCCTGTAGCTTGTCATATTTGTGGAGAACATTTCAATTACAG ACGGCAGTTAAGTTTGCACGTCGATCTAGAGCACCGCGTCcacgacaaattttcaaaattccACAGCTGCGCAGGCATCCTAAATCGTAGATCTCTGAATAGAGTCGACATGGTTTCTGAAGATGGGAAGATCCAAGTTCAAAGCCTGGATAGGACTCATTCAGGAGTCCACAGGTCTAATTCTGAAGTTAGTCAGGATACTTATTCGGAGGTGTCTCACAGGAGGTCGGAGGAGAGTCTCAGTTGTGACCCCTCAACCAATATTGTGTACTATACGTCAAGGGAAACAGTGAAGAAACCGTCTGTGGTGAACAGCTTTGTGAAGAAAGTTCGAAGTGGGTTCAATAGCTACAAGTGGGAGCCGGGAACTAAAATTATTCGTGTGTAG